Below is a genomic region from Pirellulales bacterium.
CCACCTGGCCCGGTCCCCAAACTTCCTTGAGCAAGAAGCGGTGCGTCAACACCTTGCCGGCGTGTTGGACCATGACGGTGAGCAGCTTGTATTCCAAGGGAGTGAGGTGAATCTCTCGCTGGCCGACAAACACCCGCCGCGCGGCCAGATCGACGGTCAACTCGCCGACCACGAACTTGGGGTCGGTCTTGCCTTCGCCCGCTCTGGCCGTGTGCCGGAAGGCGACCCGCACGCGAGCCAGCAACTCGCCCACGCCAAACGGTTTGGTCAAATAGTCGTCGGCGCCCGCGTCGAGGGCCGCCACTTTGTCGCGTTCCTGCCCGCGCGCCGACAGCACGATCACCGGCGCCGACAGCCACTCGCGCAGGCTCCGCAGCACGTCGAGTCCATCCATGTCGGGCAATCCCAAATCGAGGATCACCAGGTCCGGCGGCTGTGAAGCGGCCATCGTCAGGCCCTGCTTGCCGGTCTCGGCCTCTTCGATTCGATACTCCTCACCCGTCAAGGACACGCGCAGGAACTTGCGAATCGGGCTTTCGTCTTCGATGACTAGAATGAGAGGGGATGGCATATTGCAATTTTGGATTGCGGATTCTGGATTTTGGATTGTTGATTGTAGCAATCCAAAATCCAAAATCGAAAATCCAAAATCCTGTTACGCTTTGTTTGCCGACAAAGCTTCTCCCGCTCCCACGGGCAAGCTGAAACAAAACCGCGCGCCGCCGCCGGCGCGGTTCTCGGCCCATATCCGCCCGCCATGCGCCGTGATGATCGCCTTACAGATGGCCAACCCCAGCCCGGCGCCGCGCCGGCCGTCGACCGCCGCCGCCTGGCCGCGATAAAACTTCTCGAAGATCAGGTCGCGCTCGTCGTCGGGAATGCCCGGCCCGCGGTCGGCCACCTCCACGATGAGTTGCCCCTCTTGCGGCCACGCGCTGATGTCGATCGGCGAACCGGCCGGCGTGTACTTTTGCACGTTCTCCAACAGGTTGGTGAGCACCTGCTCGATGAGCATCTCGTCGAGCGGCGTCAGCGGCAAATTGTCGGGCAAGTGCGTCTTGATCTGCCGGCCGGTCAGCGGCTTGGCCAGCCGGCGCAGGGCCGAACCGATGATCTCCTCGATGATGTGCGGCTGTTTGTTCAGCACCACGCTGCCCGACTCGATGCGCGTCATGTCGAGCAGGTTGTCGACCAGCCGGGTGAGACGGTTCGAGTCGTCGAAGATGGTCTGAATCAGCTCGCGGCGGGTCTCCGGCGCGAGCGTGCCGTCCGATTCAAGCAGGCTGCTGCTGGCGCCGGTGATCACCGCCAGCGGCGTGCGCAGGTCGTGCGAGACCGAAGCCAACAGCGAGCTGCGCAGCCGCTCGGCTTCGGCCTGCAACAGCACCGCCTGCACCTGGGCGGCAAGCTGCTCGCGCTCCAGCGCCAAGGCGATCTGGCTGGCGAACGTCTCCAGCAATTGCCGCTGATCGAAGATCAACAGTTGGTCGGGGTCGGCGGGCCGGATCGCCAGCACGCCCACCGATCCTTGCGATCCGACCAGCGGCAAATAGAGCGCGTGAGCGCTGGGCAGCGTGTTCGTGCCCATCCCGGCCTGCTGCTGATGGGCAAAAACCCATTGGGCCACCGCTACCTCATTCTCGCGCAGT
It encodes:
- a CDS encoding response regulator, which encodes MPSPLILVIEDESPIRKFLRVSLTGEEYRIEEAETGKQGLTMAASQPPDLVILDLGLPDMDGLDVLRSLREWLSAPVIVLSARGQERDKVAALDAGADDYLTKPFGVGELLARVRVAFRHTARAGEGKTDPKFVVGELTVDLAARRVFVGQREIHLTPLEYKLLTVMVQHAGKVLTHRFLLKEVWGPGQV